A region of Theileria annulata chromosome 2, complete sequence, *** SEQUENCING IN PROGRESS *** DNA encodes the following proteins:
- a CDS encoding uncharacterized protein (chr2.C.cand.516 - hypothetical protein) gives MDFEYRFHKIDKIVPFELKSVEDLYSFADSIINDPNSEIFNLLTSKEKDLELIEDLIHLIDELKYRSIKNLTQKYKDLIYLIVVKCLSQNSETQSSHLIQRLYKRGYSTNLADSVFKFYCNLVKENEPEEFEYSYSLGKSESSLLLCCSVLKYLSKFLYVDQCDGEFFICIDSYVYYNVLRRTISLMFGSYLNCGNCWNFNALSNLFHPLSRTNLPTFILYLVIDLLPELAKVTLLEHLSAYYSDYELIRTLHINQITQLSGCISRLLHSLVLTESTTSATKATYNTLSALLTKGITSGLSTLDPIMRLATIIVAESYSVFLYNNSFVNDESVLLKFDKEYKEYTPNTYHLAAYKSRLIVNPNFSKIKMNLSDVTNISNNPSKQPDNMENNTNKPEKQSNDMENETFLKLVFKDTPSINVQTVKGYVKDLYLKPPQHIVQCYERLLSKPARGDIDYENLITQPLDRQEDESVENKILRISQTLLYLPQIIKKKETMLERYSIPISELLLKLDDLDLYREKIIEIVDKSRGKLVDESINNKNELAYQMEFVSKEPEKLILVSLALMTYQCPLHLSKFFSSHLFDNDFTLSIRITMLLCIQYTAIAFNKSIDVDALTTKILNDTSAITNNIKNFELTSVADKLIRNSGIKTGENITLLPRYDVEISTSKFALSKTFVKRFNNESASLLMSSLSVFSRKKESERFPMEEDIVIGILETLIILVTSVSDEDILKDLKEMTCYFRTITMGQRLKNTIEVLSLMLESNKYQLT, from the coding sequence ATGGATTTTGAGTATAGATTCCacaaaattgataaaatcgTCCCATTCGAACTTAAATCTGTAGAAGATCTATATTCGTTTGCTGACTCAATCATAAATGACCCAAATAgtgaaatatttaatttattaacttcAAAGGAGAAGGATTTGGAATTAATCGAGGATTTAATCCACTTGATAGACGAATTAAAATACCGTTCTATCAAAAATTTAACACAGAAATATAAAgatttgatatatttaatagtgGTAAAGTGTTTATCGCAAAATTCTGAAACACAGTCGAGCCATCTCATACAGCGTTTATATAAAAGAGGTTATTCAACCAATTTGGCTGATTCAGTATTTAAGTTTTACTGTAATTTGGTCAAAGAAAATGAACCAGAAGAATTTGAGTATAGTTATTCGCTCGGGAAAAGTGAATCCAGCCTGCTGCTATGTTGCAGTGTTTTGAAGTATTTGTCCAAGTTCTTATACGTAGACCAGTGCGACGGAGAATTTTTTATCTGTATTGACTCTTACGTATATTACAATGTGCTGAGAAGAACAATCTCGCTCATGTTTGGGTCCTACTTGAATTGTGGAAACTGTTGGAATTTTAACGCACTCTCGAACCTCTTCCACCCACTTAGTAGGACTAATCTACCGACCTTTATCCTCTATTTGGTCATAGATTTGCTGCCTGAACTTGCAAAGGTAACACTTTTGGAACATCTCTCAGCCTACTACTCAGATTACGAACTTATCCGCACACTGCACATAAATCAAATCACTCAGCTCTCCGGGTGTATTTCAAGACTATTGCATAGTTTAGTTTTGACAGAATCCACAACATCTGCCACTAAAGCAACCTATAACACATTGTCGGCGTTGTTGACAAAGGGAATAACTTCTGGACTATCAACACTGGACCCGATTATGAGGCTCGCGACAATTATAGTAGCTGAGTCCTACTCAGTCTTCCTGTATAATAATTCGTTTGTAAACGATGAATCGGTACTTCTTAAGTTCGACAAggaatataaagaatatacACCAAACACATATCATCTAGCGGCCTACAAATCTAGGCTAATTGTTAACCCAAACttttcaaaaattaaaatgaatcTATCAGATGTTACcaatatatcaaataacCCAAGTAAACAACCTGATAATATGGAAAACAATACTAATAAGCCAGAAAAACAAAGTAATGACATGGAAAATGAAACGTTTTTGAAACTAGTATTTAAAGATACACCATCGATAAATGTTCAAACAGTAAAGGGATATGTAAAGGACCTATACCTAAAGCCTCCACAGCACATAGTTCAGTGCTATGAAAGACTACTTTCAAAGCCAGCAAGAGGAGATATTGACTACGAAAACCTAATTACACAACCCCTGGATCGACAAGAAGATGAAAGtgtagaaaataaaattctcAGAATCAGCCAAACATTGTTGTATTTGCcacaaattataaagaaaaaaGAAACAATGCTGGAGAGATATTCAATACCAATTTCAGAATTATTGCTGAAATTAGATGATTTGGATCTCTATAGAGAAAAAATAATCGAAATTGTCGATAAATCTAGAGGAAAATTAGTAGATgaatcaataaataataagaatGAATTGGCGTATCAGATGGAATTTGTATCAAAAGAACCAgaaaaattgatattagTAAGTTTGGCATTAATGACATATCAGTGTCCACTGCATCTATCAAAGTTCTTTTCGTCTCATCTGTTTGATAACGATTTCACACTTTCGATAAGAATTACAATGTTGCTTTGCATACAGTATACAGCAATAgcatttaataaatcaattgATGTTGATGCATTAACAACTAAAATTCTCAACGATACTTCAGcaataacaaataatattaaaaattttgaattaaCATCTGTGGctgataaattaatcagAAATTCTGGAATTAAAACCGGTGAAAACATAACATTACTCCCTAGGTATGATGTGGAAATAAGCACCAGCAAATTTGCCTTATCAAAGACGTTTGTAAAAAGGTTCAATAACGAATCTGCTAGCTTATTGATGAGCTCATTGTCGGTATTTTCCAGGAAAAAAGAGTCTGAAAGATTTCCAATGGAAGAAGACATTGTGATCGGTATTTTGGAAACCCTCATAATATTAGTAACCTCCGTAAGTGATGAGGATATTTTAAAGGATTTAAAAGAGATGACTTGTTATTTCAGGACGATAACAATGGGACAGAGACTCAAAAATACAATTGAAGTTCTTTCATTGATGTTGgaatcaaataaatatcaactaacataa
- a CDS encoding uncharacterized protein (chr2.cand.3 - hypothetical protein, signal peptide;~Signal peptide predicted for TA11485 by SignalP 2.0 HMM (Signal peptide probability 0.950, signal anchor probability 0.000) with cleavage site probability 0.394 between residues 14 and 15): protein MDLFTLLFLSLISSYDCIIYSRPSSLLNFSNINTTEITIRDSNHHSYQEHEYTPKSGVQIYKVTDGFGVVWEDKQKLNPCLGATTLTKNHLIHLIHLRIKRTSKKVEDKYYKRLESKFVNISDKEYDILRLDTDQLTDNSIYFDINSKEIDEHLFKTTIRPFDGVPTLLLQPLPSYKLVAIYDDFRTVWSKKSTQVYVEKLIAYYFFTKYYLIMLSINVKEETKYLCFMFKDGNWLEIEYYTFMNKFLRLKSHIPITGHLSFDILNLPDDQDYSIEKDEKYSIELATYYPRRGFVLNSVLKGEHIIWESATERCVSIRLVKKKGTIYGINLSLNDDRENHTTLNFVFDDYVFKSATDEEFKEFGKKLLDPSDYQKYQEERGKNKPPESQEEPEVIIEEPEGDQEEDQAEEAEIPKETHIPQGSEMPEESYIPKETSTPPESTQRGESSDSKEHEDSTESTFHEEHTSDGDSVPQLLDISNYNTRVFMRNSFNMDNVDTFEFLPMPKVKVSSIIDGSMFIWENSKQAHSFSKLYVHYRNDLSQLLKLVTHVKTGEVYTFFKRHNAGFLSIPSSDYDLLFDKMGNSINLLDNSILLNLSTTPQEKYFDYYNEYDDGVNISKLITRSTFKLSKIIDGQHVLWHSTTNESCSSVSRNRFYKNSELLVLNFSGLLSFSTKFFKKTDEGYSEIDQSTYNSDYKSLKDSIPFISNVSLNINSSPGEVNFLYNESVEGKFIHGKYYPKSGYVLNKVSSGSNVLWTSTKNRCKQVSVLSGPNSKKLVRLLFSNSTLPELYFNLVNGKFVKLRNFIEFDFTLKEYKKPESDVDACAFCKSQLEREFLLTSDVQKIYLNINIDTSNIYTCFESDLVMNKIFVPKDGNVFTNITDGSVILFNSKSDFNLCVYIQVFYGNGSPRLAILRTLPIETSTKGSLSFLELSDLVKNITPEEFKTKMAELTDELNRLNQAQNKIPLNISSPGTEYSERDDRFRGLNFKEFRTKEGYFFSKIIFSNDLVYSLDSDEDCVSVRIYFFLKFPYLVELEFSLVDSKNTKLYLYRYSNDFITLDFDHFNNLLRSISGLVSKCVILDLGDYNSTNRFEMPDPETNSDCKLNHKLFSSSYIYFTEINSRNMVVWRITSDLFFAKNVKVHYLDKNPYLIKILLQNLDNDETNLFYEYNKNTWNSINYTEYTNKLNKHSTSGKDESNVAPGVFDLFDVDITKNINPDHVLYVSSKANGVIFVQASLKDDSDGIRSVSNNGKLMWKSSSQDSVCKNCFVYYFDGTPQLLKLVLLSESDTESFIYKHVSNGYWVEIDDDIFTRKLASFESLSKVNVDREPTQKVVFKLDTSNIDKSLVRFTQHQLKNLPYNQYKPIGRGSFSEVVDGSSIWRSDSDSECNLVRIYLFKGSPFLCKLFLSNDLGVDTYLYFEYADGNWNKLTSNEFESKLDHLTQDTEFENESDAGQSDEEETISSDIKVEIPSEDGERIEPQRADTLGGVRDSFETTEQGDEQSQDTELENEPDDSNTDGDSSDIKVEIPSEDGERIEPQRADTLGGVRDSFETTEQGDEQSQDTELENEPDDVDCKIDLNSLDSDLCTYVNDTLFNLSYTLMKAKPTVLIKEIKDNDSVVWSSSDEKHCTHAKIYLHKDSGVLGQLVVKSKASKLVFVKKVGDSWHLVDENDFNQNYGDLLNKCSSS, encoded by the coding sequence GAGTACGATATCCTTAGATTGGATACCGACCAACTTACTGACAATTCCATCTACTTTGACATAAATTCAAAAGAAATAGATGAGCATTTGTTTAAAACTACAATTAGACCATTCGATGGAGTCCCTACTCTCCTATTACAGCCTCTTCCCTCTTATAAATTAGTAGCAATTTATGATGATTTTAGGACTGTGTGGTCCAAAAAGTCCACCCAAGTATATGTCGAAAAACTAATCGCATACTATTTTTTCACCaagtattatttaattatgttAAGTATAAATGTAAAAGAGGAAACCAAATATCTTTGTTTTATGTTTAAAGACGGCAATTGGTTGGAAATTGAGTACTATACatttatgaataaattCTTGAGATTAAAATCGCACATACCAATAACAGGTCACCTTTCATTTGACATTTTGAATCTTCCCGATGACCAGGATTATTCCATAGAAAAGGATGAAAAGTATAGTATTGAATTAGCTACTTATTATCCTCGCAGAGGGTTCGTTTTAAACAGTGTTCTCAAAGGTGAACACATAATTTGGGAGTCTGCCACTGAAAGGTGTGTCTCCATAAGATTAGTTAAAAAGAAAGGAACCATTTACggtattaatttatcacTAAATGATGATCGAGAAAACCATACAACTTTGAATTTTGTCTTCGATGATTATGTATTCAAGTCTGCCACAGATGAGGAGTTTAAAGAGTTTGGTAAAAAGCTCTTAGACCCCTCAGATTACCAAAAATATCAAGAAGAGCGTGGTAAAAATAAACCTCCAGAATCTCAGGAGGAGCCAGAAGTCATTATTGAAGAACCTGAGGGAGATCAAGAAGAGGATCAAGCTGAAGAAGCCGAAATTCCCAAAGAAACACATATTCCCCAAGGATCAGAAATGCCAGAGGAATCATATATTCCTAAGGAAACTTCAACTCCACCAGAATCCACTCAAAGAGGAGAATCTTCTGATTCTAAAGAACATGAAGATTCAACAGAGTCCACTTTTCATGAAGAACACACAAGTGATGGAGATTCTGTGCCACAGCTTTTGGATATAAGCAACTACAACACCAGAGTATTCATGAGGAATAGCTTTAATATGGACAATGTGGACACTTTTGAATTTTTACCAATGCCCAAAGTTAAAGTTAGCTCAATTATTGACGGTTCTATGTTTATTTGGGAAAACTCTAAGCAAGCCCATTCATTCAGTAAGTTGTATGTTCATTATAGAAATGATCTCTCACAATTACTCAAGTTGGTAACTCATGTCAAGACCGGTGAAGTATATACTTTTTTCAAGAGACACAATGCAGGTTTTTTGTCCATTCCATCTTCTGATTACGacttattatttgataaaatggGAAATTCAATCAATCTTCTAGACAACTCAATACTTTTAAATCTTTCCACTACTCCTCAAGAAAAGTATTTTGATTATTATAACGAGTATGACGACGGAGTTAATATATCAAAACTTATTACTAGATCAACTTTTAAACTGTCAAAAATAATAGACGGACAGCATGTTCTATGGCACTCGACAACCAACGAGTCTTGTTCTAGCGTTAGTAGGAACAGATTTTACAAAAACTCTGAACTTCTTGTACTGAACTTCTCTGGACTATTAAGTTTCTCTactaaattttttaaaaagaCAGATGAGGGGTATTCAGAGATTGATCAAAGCACTTATAATTCAGACTACAAATCCTTGAAAGATTCAATCCCATTCATTTCAAACGTTAGTCTCAATATTAACTCAAGTCCAGGAGAAGTTAATTTTCTTTACAACGAATCCGTTGAGGGGAAATTCATTCATGGGAAATATTACCCTAAATCTGGTTATGTTTTAAACAAGGTTAGCTCGGGATCCAACGTTCTATGGACCTCAACCAAGAACAGGTGTAAACAAGTTTCTGTTTTGTCCGGACCTAACTCTAAGAAGTTGGTCAGGCTCTTGTTTTCCAACTCAACTCTCCCAGAATTATACTTTAATCTGGTGAATGGAAAGTTTGTAAAATTGAGAaattttattgaatttgaCTTCACTTTAAAGGAATATAAAAAGCCTGAATCTGATGTAGATGCTTGTGCCTTTTGCAAATCTCAACTCGAAAGGGAGTTTCTTCTGACTAGTGATGTTCAGAAAATTTACCTAAATATCAATATCGATACTTCTAATATTTACACTTGTTTTGAATCTGATTTAgttatgaataaaatatttgtccCTAAAGATGGTAATGTGTTCACGAATATTACAGATGGGAGTGTTATTCTATTTAATTCTAAATCAGATTTTAATCTATGTGTTTACATTCAGGTTTTTTACGGTAATGGAAGTCCCAGACTCGCTATATTACGTACTTTGCCCATAGAAACTTCCACAAAAGGTTCTTTATCTTTTTTGGAACTTTCTGACTTAGTCAAAAATATAACTCCTGAGGAATTTAAAACCAAGATGGCAGAATTAACTGATGAACTAAACCGACTAAACCAGGCTCAAAACAAGATTCCCCTAAACATATCTTCACCAGGCACAGAATATAGTGAGAGGGATGATAGGTTCAGAGGACTTAATTTCAAAGAATTCAGGACAAAGGAAGGCTATTTTTTCAgcaaaattattttttcaaatgatTTAGTCTACTCTCTTGATTCAGATGAAGATTGTGTTTCAGTTCGTATTTacttttttttaaaatttcccTATTTAGTTGAGTTAGAGTTCTCTTTGGTGGACTCAAAGAATACTAAGCTTTATTTATACAGATATTCCAATGATTTTATCACTTTAGATTTTGATCACTTTAACAATTTACTAAGATCGATTTCTGGTTTGGTTtcaaaatgtgtaattttGGATTTGGGAGACTATAATTCAACAAACCGATTTGAAATGCCAGACCCTGAAACAAATTCTGATTGTAAACTGAAtcacaaattattttcttcctCATACATATATTTTACTGAGATTAATTCAAGGAATATGGTAGTTTGGAGAATCACTTCTGATTTGTTTTTTGCCAAAAATGTAAAAGTTCACTATCTCGACAAGAAtccatatttaattaaaatactaCTCCAAAATCTGGACAATGACGAAACTAACCTTTTTTATGAGtacaataaaaatacttgGAATAGCATTAATTACACTGAATACACTAATAAACTAAACAAACACTCAACATCTGGAAAGGATGAATCTAATGTGGCTCCTGGTGTCTTTGATCTCTTTGACGTTGATATAACTAAGAATATCAACCCAGATCATGTTTTATACGTTTCATCTAAGGCGAATGGTGTAATTTTTGTACAAGCATCTTTGAAAGACGATTCCGATGGAATCAGGTCTGTTTCTAACAATGGAAAATTAATGTGGAAATCATCAAGTCAGGATAGTGTTTGTAAGAACtgttttgtttattattttgatgGCACGCCCCAACTGTTAAAATTGGTTTTATTATCAGAATCAGATACTGAATCGTTCATATATAAACATGTATCTAATGGATACTGGGTAGAAATAGATGACGATATTTTTACAAGAAAATTGGCTTCTTTTGAGTCCCTATCAAAAGTCAATGTTGATCGTGAACCAACTCAAAAAGTTGTTTTCAAATTGGACACTAGTAATATTGACAAGTCTCTTGTGAGATTTACTCAACATCAGTTGAAAAATTTGCCTTATAATCAGTATAAACCCATTGGAAGGGGGTCCTTTTCTGAGGTTGTTGATGGTTCTTCTATTTGGAGGTCTGATTCTGATTCTGAGTGTAATTTAGTGAGGATTTATCTTTTTAAGGGTTCACCTTTTCTTTGTAAACTATTTTTATCTAATGATTTGGGTGTCGACACTTATTTGTACTTTGAGTATGCTGATGGCAATTGGAATAAATTGACCTctaatgaatttgaatCAAAATTAGATCACCTAACTCAAGATACAGAATTTGAAAACGAATCTGATGCTGGTCAATCGGATGAAGAAGAAACTATTAGTTCAGATATCAAAGTTGAAATTCCATCTGAAGATGGAGAAAGAATTGAACCACAACGTGCAGATACACTTGGAGGAGTTCGCGACTCATTTGAAACAACTGAACAAGGTGATGAACAATCTCAAGATACAGAACTTGAAAACGAACCTGATGATTCTAACACAGATGGAGATAGTTCAGATATCAAAGTTGAAATTCCATCTGAAGATGGAGAAAGAATTGAACCACAACGTGCAGATACACTTGGAGGAGTTCGCGACTCATTTGAAACAACTGAACAAGGTGATGAACAATCTCAAGATACAGAACTTGAAAACGAACCTGATGATGTCGATTGTAAGATTGATCTTAATTCCTTGGATTCAGATTTATGCACTTATGTAAATGATACTCTTTTCAATTTGTCTTATACTTTAATGAAGGCAAAACCTACAGTTTTAATTAAGGAGATCAAGGACAACGATTCTGTTGTCTGGTCTAGTTCAGATGAAAAACACTGTACTCATGCTAAGATTTACCTTCATAAGGACTCTGGAGTTTTGGGGCAGTTAGTTGTAAAATCCAAAGCTTCTAAACTTGTTTTTGTCAAGAAGGTTGGAGATTCTTGGCACTTAGTAGACGAGAATGATTTTAACCAAAATTACGGTGATCTTTTAAACAAATGCAGTAGTTCCTAA